GTTAATTTGACTTTTagtggaataaatttttttctgtcttgaTATAAAGAAGATAATATCTTCTTTATAATCCATTAGATACTTGGAAAGTCAATGGTTAATAAACCTAGATGTGATATTTAATGGTCTCCTTAAAAggaattagttattttaatacattgaaaaagtaAGCTCATTACCTTAACTTGGAATAATAGTGTGTTAAtgatagttaataattataataattaaacttgaaaGTGCTTATTACTCACGTCTTCAAAGGCCCATCCCGAGTCAGTTATGACTTTAATTTTCTGGTTTTCCCAAAGTTTAAATACTTTGTCGACCACATCTCGAACATAGTCATGGCACCCTTGTTGATATAGTAAGTGGCGTAGATGGAAACCTGctagaattttgttttcatcaaaGAGCTTTATTGGACTCACTTTATCAACTTGCCACCACTAGAAATGAAGTAGTTATAGTAAAAGATGAGCAGCAAAAGCATGgtctttttacagtaatagtgGAACAGTAAAAGACAGTTCATGTACAGAATATAGAACATATTACAATGAAACAGgtatgttaaaagaaaatcttatttataattataatacaaattttattacatttttctaattaaattatgctattaaagaaatcaaaatacttACTGATTTTGCGAAGCTGAAAAAACTTTTCGTTTCTCCAGATACAATACTTGATGTCCCTATAAATGAATATAAGAATtacttttctagaaaaaatgcCTGGAATAATTGATgtcttgcaccaaccacagtgctcaGTGGCGAGCAAATCATGGGTTACAATCACCTTGTCATCgtgctaaccgtgagaggtctttgtggttttcctctccatgttatttaaatacggGTTAGccccatcaaaaattcctccttGAAGGTTATTTTGTCCCAATGTTTAATGcagaagttcctttgtcttctgggtttggTTCAAAAGGATGCGGAGACTAACATACTGTAAACTCATAATTATGTCTACTTTTCAACGCCGTTTATATGTAAGATAAACATTGTTATCTAAACATGTGGTGAATCTGAATTAATCCAAACCCAGTaggaaagtgaaaaaaaaaggcatgctATTATAGGTCTAATTGCaataatttagttttgcttcgtaatttaatgtatttttgatCAAGTGAGCCATTTCAAGATAAGATTGTATTGCGTTATTGATGctttttcgttactttttatttattacataagaactgagtaattaaatttcttgcTGAGAGATTTTGATTATCTTTCTTTCGtgctacatatatatatataNTACTTGATGTCcctataaatgaatataaaaattacttttctagaaaaaatgtCTGGAAAAATTGATgtcttgcaccaaccacagtgctcaGTGGCGAACAAATCATGGGTTACAATCATCTAGTCATCGTACTAACCGTGAGAGGtctttgtggttttcctctccatgttatttaaatacgaGTTAGccccatcaaaaattcctccttGAAGGTTATTTTGTCCCAATGTTTAATGCaaaagttcctttgtcttctagGTTGGGTTCAAAAGGATACGGAGACGAACATTGATAGCTGTAAACTCATAATTATGTCGACTTTTCGACGCCGtttatataataagataaaacaTTGCTATCTAAACATGCGGTGAATCTTAATTAATCTATACCCAGTaggaaagtgaaaaaaaggCGTGCTAATAGGTCTAATTGCaataatttagttttgcttcgtaacttaatatatttttgatcagTTGAGCCATTTGCAGGATAAGATTGAATTGCGTTATTGAAGccttttcgttaatttttatttattatataagaactgagtaattaaatttcttgcTAAGAGATTTTGATTATCTTTGATTATCTTCTATTTATTATCATGCTACATGATAATACATGATAATCTCAGTATTACAGTGAAATTAgtcaataaaactaataataaatgatCTTACCATATAAAATATAGCGGCCTAATGGTTTCAGTAGGCTGTATCCTTTATTGACATCTTCGCAAACACAGTCTAAAACTAAGTCAACTCCATTTGGCAACAACCTATAAGAATGTTGGGaaaacattgatttaatttatgataaaacttaataaaactaatGAGAAATCATAAAACACAGAAATATACAAATTCTTGTAAATCTAATTCACTTACAAAAATCACacaagcattattttattttatgctgtaatttgaaaataatgttagaaAAACATTGTTCTATGTTctagcaaaaattaatgaagttcaTGGGAAATCGTAAAACAAAGTACAATAACATCCNAAAATCACacaagcattattttattttatgctgtaatttgaaaataatgttagaaAAACATTGTTCTATGTTctagcaaaaattaatgaagttcaTGGGAAATCGTAAAACAAAGTGCACTAACATCCTATCAAAAATATAGCAAACTGTCATCATTTGATTCGCAATAACCGAGAGATGAATATTTTCGTACAGAAATGCATTTCGTTgtaagaaataacataaatcaaggataaaaatattgtttcattctgatctttgaattgaaaaatttttaacttctttattaatttattttcaaataggtgagtaaatatgaatttcattaaCGTTTAATGTCATAAAGAAATTCCATGATTTATATGTTTGCTTAAAAGGAATCTTGAAgtagtaaaaattgttttagaatattttgtacggtgttcaaaaataaataaagaaagaataaaaatcgaTAACACTCACCAAGtcttttgatcttatgatcggattttaacttttatttctcaagaattattcaaatgatttccctcaaattctgtattttatcacttaaaattagaaactttaaaatgatcGAAATATCTCCATagcttaaaatccaaaatttttttcttctaaacaatacattaaaaaataataaagtattattaaggattattttttacatgaaaatgtGTTTGGAAATCggcagaattttaatatttattttatccaatCCTGtcgaaaaaaagcatgtttattcagagaaaatacgggGTTTTGTCACATTTCGTGACTTAAAATAACGTCTTCACTAATCAGCATATTTAAAGTTCAGATCTCAAACCATTGAGATTGAGTTTTATAGTAATTGAAAATCcgattaataaatcaaaagttattaaaactccttattttaatttatttattattattatattttttttttttgaacaaattttgaaacaggGGAAGGAGTTCCCTAATAAGGTTTCACCTCTGAAGGGTATTTCTCGTAATAGTTCTACACacaatataaatacaataagataattagaaattaaataattactttttagtttcttgCACATAATCTTGACTATGAtcaaataaatgagtaaaatattcTGCTATTGCTTCATGCTTATGTTTGGAGGCTGTTCCGATGAGAGTCACATCAGATACAGATTTGCAAAGATTCGCAACAGCGAGACCCTTAAAAGAAAAGAGATTAAGAATATTTAGCAAAGCTTACTAGATGATCGAGCTGTTAATCGAGTTACGACATGTATTTCgacaagcaaaaaaatatatatttatgaattaaatctgttattccagtaatgtttttttaatgccctttcttttctttattcacTCGCTGTATCAAGAATCATTAATAGGAACATTTGCTCGAGAGCATTCCACCAAACACATTTCttaagaatttatatattttttctaatgcccacctggagaatgacctttcgtaatacaggcatctgaagagcagatttgttgaccactctttcaggggcaccatgtCAGGTGGGCCAGTGTGCTCCCACTGTAAGGACAAATAATACAGAGAAGGAAGGAACATCCGTGCCGGGATTCtgacccagaacctttctgatgaaGGCTAGTTCCCTAACCTATACCAGTAATGTTGCATACTTGaattcaattaagaaaatacGAAATCATCAGTCGAATATAGCAGATAGCTTTCGATTCGAAAGACACTTTGTGTGAAATTAAGATATGTGAGAAAAGCCATGAAACTCTTCTTAAGGTCTCTTGAAATCACTGAATTAATGGTGTAAATTTATAAGTCTTTATACAATTAGTAACGTTCTTAAcataaatgagtttttaaataaaatggaatgttTACGAACATGTTTTATTAAcagctaaatattattttttgaaattaattttctccaACTCAATGGGTTTATGCAAAGTGTTTATATCAGTCCTATTGTTTCAGATATGTaggaaaaaactgaaacttttcatcaggcttaaaattattaactaagcATAAACGAAAAATAAGAGATTAACTCGTAGGTATTGGGCACGAAGCACTAATGAAACGTGATTAACTAAAACGAAGTATCTGCACTAAATACAGAAAAAGAGTTTGATAAGagtggaaaaataatttcttattcgTTGATTTACAAAGacgaaattcattttatttattcaagaattgtCAAACCCTATCggaaccttgtaattttgtacccaacTGAAAAGACTAAAGAGATAACGAATCATGCACTGAGTCAAACTAACCActgtggaggaatttttgactaaaattaaCCTGCTTCGTTACGTGGTGAAGATAGCTATAAAGGCCTGTCACGGTGAGCTTAAGAAGAAGAGGAGTTTTCTTTAACATTGAGTTCGGTGTTGGAATTTATCAATATACGAATAAACTAGTCATTCTCGAAGTTTAAACATGGGTCCCTTCATCAAGAACCTTgcatattctaaattatttcggTTCAGTTGCTAACAAATCTCAATTAtcgagatgttttttttaaaaataattctactttTCTTTTCATGATCTGAAATGACTGTTGCTCATTCTTTTATACATACTTTTGGCACATACCCTGAGAAAAATTACGGTTAATACTACCAGAATAAGGTAACGCGGGTAATAAAGACACTGTTTACcgtgtttctagctctatgggaacaccaaaattctcggaaatttttaccgaagctctttgataatgattttggtaaaattactaataaaatacggttttataaaatgtgataaaatttgatgattttatcATCATGCTtttgagcatggcataaaaaccacttattcggttataaatttgtttttcagttttgtattttttttatgtgtggtaaaagcaataattttaaaagccaaaatttccagtaaacaGATACTatatgaagggaaaaattaccaaatgaatggttttaataCCATATATCTTGGTTTTTATGAGCAGAATTatgtttcccccccccctctttctttaaccagaaatgttattaccaaaCTCCacagtaattttattagaattcttTTCGCTACGTTCAACGCAAAgctacttttgtttttaaacgaaAGCTACAAGAATTTTTACTTGCCACACTCCCGCCTGCTGAGTGTAGTATGACTTTCTGCCCTTTTTGTAAATTTCCAATATCAAATACTAGACAATAGGCAACCACATAATTCATGAGGATTGACACGGCTTCTTGAGCACCCATACCTGGAGGCAAAGCGTACACATATTTTGCCTGAGCACACACAAGTTCTGCCCATGCTTTGTATTCCGTTAAAGCTGCAACGGTATCTCCTACCTGTGAATGAAAAGCACAGAATTATCTAAGAAATGCCTTAAgtaattgcattaaataatccaaccttaaataattgcattaaataatccaaccttaaataattgtattaaataatccaaccttaaataattgcattaaataatccaaccttaaataattgcattaaataatccaacctaaaataattgtattaaataatccaaccttaaataattgcaagtttcataaagaataaaaagtatagttaaaatttaaaatggattcAAACGGGACCCCACTCTCAACTTTTCAAAGAATcgtacttttttgttttgtattttttggaaGATTATTGTCTATTAAAAACccattgaaaaagaatattttccgAGATACACTGTTTACGGTATGAAGTATCGACACTTTGGctgcatcatctgtaaaatcccttttacagtaaaatctatttttacataGCCTTAAATCCATCCCAATTAAATGATGATGttattacttttaacttttgGAAAATTTGCCTCTGATTAACTTCGCATTTTATATTTCTGCAAATGTCAAATGTGAATAACATTAtatcactattttaaaaaataatgaatgtaactattttctttttaattgcttttaaaccaGGGACttttgacgatttttttttaacttttcgatGAATTCGGTTAACGCTAACAAGGGAATGAGACTAATTGCTATGTTCATTAAcccatataaaataaatcttctaaTAGCcgatttttacttatttttaatacttttatttatttttttgtttctgttgtaattcaaagaaaatgagttgaaatttggaaattaattgcaacaaaattttttcgaaaaaattccTAAAGCATTTTGAGGAAAAGATTTTCTAATAatgtattattgaataaaacttgaataattcggattttaaaaatacttctgatatcattaaacagtaaaataaagaagttgGACTCCTTCAGTTATCatggtattttgaaattattgaatcCTTTGCAGGTTGAATCCTGTAATGTCttcgttttttatttaccatttattgcaaataatgcAAAATCATTTCTTTCAAGCAGATATCACAATTTAGATAAACCTAGTCTATAACTTACtccgaaattataaaattctataacaGCTAGGaattatttaccttttataGATATGTTGTTCCTCgacaaaaaagtgaataaaaaataaattaattaaaaataaataaattaaaataaatgagaaaatcgaaaaaacaatcaaataggttaatttatgaactgtcaaatgataattcatttaatttgtactactgtaaagataatttttgtcAGCTAACGTTCTACAAGCACAGAAGGCCCgatcattccatttttttttacaaattgcaatcacaaactttttcatttattgagatattttattattaaatttgtttcgttGAACATCAATTAACTTTCACGGTAATACTGTTCAGCTATACGTCTAAGGAAGATTTGCAATagactttttgatattttttttcagtgggaGTCAATATTTCTAATGCTATAATGAAACAGAATATGTTACATGTTAGTACATGTAACATATTAACATATACATGTTAGTTAAAAGAAGAATGTCAATATTTGAAGATGAACTATAACGGAGGTTAATTAAATTGTCAATTTTcaatcatgatatttttttccttcatttttttgtatactaatataatatctaATGTCTAGAATACATTGTACGAGATATAATAGAATTATACTCGAATAGCAGAATTATACGAGGACGAAGTTTAATCTACTTTTCTGTtctagaaatatttgttttcataacaaaatatttttacaaaaaggtttaaattgcatatttcgGTATCTATAACTAAGCAACAAATATTTAGAGGTGAAAAAGATATAGAGTGAGTATGGCGTGTTCCGAATCTAGTTTTCGATGGCATTTGCTGAGTAAATTTGTATTCAGCAAttgtactttaataaaattattccatctaaagaaattttttaaaaaatttatgacaaataTAACCGAAATGAAGACGCACACAAAAAGTTTTTCGCTTGAAATCCAACATAATTCGCTAGCGTCATTTTTTGTACCTTCCTTGTAAACCTCTCTACCTTTTCcaagtgttaaataattattttttaatttcattagtttttatttaaaaaaaaatttttaggaaaaatgctttaaaattaaattactattttaaattgccgAAATCAAATTCCTCAAAATGagcttatttttgaataaaataacgaattaaaaagcataaaaaaaaacctaacttgaaaatatgtttcttaagAGCATTTTAGGCAAATCCGTTCAAACAACTCTTTACTCTCTTAACATTTTCTTAACGAGGTAAACTGTCGAAATTGAAAGTTATAATCTGACGATCTTCAtaagtcaaagaaaaaaaaactgaacaataTAGTTCTTTTTCGTGACTTTTTTTCTTGCAGAAATTATGAAAGAGATTTAGATGTAtatcagagtaaaaaaaaagcaaagcaaaattttaattcctcttttctattaattaatacGTTTATCACAACTTGTATTATTAATAACAGtattatacaatattaaatGCTCTTGAACAATTTCATATGGAAgtaaatcttataatttaatactgaaaaaagccacataatttttttgtatttttaataaaataaaatcaataaaagaatGTCAATCGGTGAAACGTAGAATTTCTAAACTatgaatttcaagaaataaactattaaaatttgagaaaatctcacattttcagtttttgtccagaaaaattaaaaaaaaaatatcccaacaaattactattcaaaaatgaatacattaaagtaaatttcataatttaatactgaaaagagccacatcatttttttaaacttttaatgaaataaaatcacataaaaatcAACTTACATCAATAAAAAAGTGTCAACcgatgaaatgtaaaatttttactctatgtattgaactattaaaatttgaaaaaatctcaCATTTTCAGTTGTTgcccagaaaaaaattttaaaaaatcgtcctaacaaattcatatttaaaaaattaatatattaaagtaaattttataatttaatactgaaaaaagccacataattttttaatatctttaatgaaataaagtcGATAAACGAATGTCAATCGGTGAagtgtaaaatttctaaactatgaatttcaagaaattaaaccattaaaatttgagaaaatctcaaatttttagttgttctccagaaaaatttttaaaaaaaaatatcctaaaaaattaatattcagaaaaaggaaatgttaaaatttaaattatgacattgataaaatttttctcgacgtgaaaaggaaaaaaaatcgatagaaaaaattttttttgcaaaaaactttCTTGATATCCTTATGAAATAGGaactactataaaaaaaaactatgaagcaatagaaaaaagcaattttctggacaaataattaaaagtatattttcgttattgtttttaaggtttcaattttatcatttttaccgTCAACTAAAGAGgcatataaacaaataaaaaaatacattatgaaaatgacttaaaaatttttacaaaatattttgtgactTGATCATAAATTGTAAGACATGCTTGTGTCTCTCAGCACCAAAAATACTTTACACAAAGTACGCACACTCTATACCAAGAGCCAAAAATAGCTTCTGGTGTAGTCAAACAccaaaaattttcacttattctAGTTGGTGAAAAGTAGCTGCCATCATCTCGGTATTCCGTAAAATtaccatttataaaaacaataaaatttgatacacATGCGAATcagtaaatctatttttaagaaacaatttaaagGAAGAAGTTGTGTAGTTAGCTGAAGTAGTTTAGGAAACATACACGtgcttattcttaaaatataattaatttttaaatcaattatatgCATAGCAagctaagaataaaattaagtggAATTTGAATCAGgctttggaaataaaattttataagactatttaattcaattggcatacatttaaaatatgattatctTTATAACACAACCAAAAACATGCTTACATTTAATTATGGGGAGCTTCTGTTTCGATAGATGtatagcaatgaaaaaataacaaactcaCGCTATTCCTTATTCAATGGTAaactgtttacaaaaaaaaggttaCATTGGCATGTTTGGGAAGAGAAAACAGTTCTCGAATGGTGTAAACACGCTAGAGCGTTATCTTTGTGTGATCATCTTACATTGTTGTTAGATTAAACTACACCCTTTAaggcagtgttccccaacccccggtcTAAGGACCGGTACaggtccgtggatcaaatggtaccgggccgcccatttcattgaaactgaatttaaatttctaggTTTATAcgccaaattaaaaatttctggcAAGGAATGGATCTGCGACCCATTTGTCAAC
The nucleotide sequence above comes from Parasteatoda tepidariorum isolate YZ-2023 chromosome 6, CAS_Ptep_4.0, whole genome shotgun sequence. Encoded proteins:
- the LOC107440354 gene encoding synaptic vesicle membrane protein VAT-1 homolog-like (The sequence of the model RefSeq protein was modified relative to this genomic sequence to represent the inferred CDS: added 330 bases not found in genome assembly) gives rise to the protein MGDSKTDDSKATENNTTENAEESSAPPPKEMRAIVLSGFGGLKAVKVMKKTEPSPAEGEVLIRVKACGLNFLDLMARQGAIDNPPKTPCVMGFECAGTVEAIGEGVTEFKVGDTVAALTEYKAWAELVCAQAKYVYALPPGMGAQEAVSILMNYVVAYCLVFDIGNLQKGQKVILHSAGGSVGLAVANLCKSVSDVTLIGTASKHKHEAIAEYFTHLFDHSQDYVQETKKLLPNGVDLVLDCVCEDVNKGYSLLKPLGRYILYGTSSIVSGETKSFFSFAKSWWQVDKVSPIKLFDENKILAGFHLRHLLYQQGCHDYVRDVVDKVFKLWENQKIKVITDSGWAFEDVAEAMQKMHDRKNIGKITLLPDKAPKPQAKASSKDKEGKSFSGDSTDTDAKDEQTPPP